One genomic window of Campylobacter fetus subsp. fetus includes the following:
- a CDS encoding zinc ribbon domain-containing protein, producing MNKYLEQLVNLSQIDQKIDSYAPRIENINKNLNVKKEEILSIDEKVETIQTEIEELKSQISNTNSHIVEFGAKIKDIGKKSGSVKTEKEIKALNLEEDLAKDQLEAANKEITRLERIIESKLNYENELKQKKIEISKTLSELENEVSEELSNIEKDRNEVYTQKEDLLAKMNQKVLTFYEKIRKWAKNTAVVPVRKQACYGCFMKINDKTYANVIKSEDIITCPHCGRILYKEENGE from the coding sequence ATGAACAAATACCTAGAACAGCTAGTTAATCTATCTCAAATTGACCAAAAAATAGATAGCTATGCGCCGCGTATCGAGAATATTAATAAAAACTTAAACGTTAAAAAAGAGGAAATCTTATCTATAGATGAGAAGGTAGAAACTATACAAACAGAAATAGAAGAGTTAAAAAGTCAAATTTCAAATACAAACTCTCATATAGTTGAGTTTGGTGCGAAAATAAAAGATATCGGTAAAAAAAGCGGATCTGTAAAAACTGAAAAAGAGATAAAGGCTCTGAATTTAGAAGAAGATTTAGCAAAAGATCAACTAGAAGCGGCAAACAAAGAGATAACTAGATTGGAAAGGATTATAGAGTCAAAACTTAATTATGAAAATGAGCTTAAGCAAAAAAAAATAGAGATATCTAAAACTCTTAGCGAACTTGAAAATGAAGTTTCTGAAGAGCTTTCAAATATAGAAAAAGATAGAAATGAAGTATATACTCAAAAAGAGGATCTTTTAGCTAAGATGAATCAAAAAGTTTTGACTTTTTATGAAAAAATTCGTAAATGGGCTAAAAATACAGCCGTAGTTCCTGTAAGAAAACAGGCATGTTATGGTTGCTTTATGAAAATAAACGATAAAACTTATGCAAACGTTATAAAAAGCGAAGATATAATTACTTGTCCGCACTGCGGTCGTATTTTATACAAAGAAGAAAATGGCGAGTGA
- a CDS encoding Nif3-like dinuclear metal center hexameric protein has translation MKISEIYAILDSIAPFENQENWDNSGLIIGSMNSEFDQVVLSLDLDTNIVNNAKEKTLFITHHPLIFKGLKRLELSKFPSNLINIMLKKDISLISMHTNFDLHVLNKYVLSEVLGYRDFIEDGFILKFDVNKSFEEFANEIKTKLKISNLRVVKSNEFIKTAAFCTGSGADLIGDFEADCFLSGDFKYHTALECYENSLSLIDIGHFESERYFGDSLAAYLQKNGVFATITNSINPFEYR, from the coding sequence GTGAAAATATCCGAGATTTACGCTATTTTAGATAGTATCGCTCCATTTGAAAATCAAGAAAATTGGGATAATTCGGGACTTATTATAGGAAGTATGAACAGTGAGTTTGATCAAGTTGTTTTAAGCCTTGATTTAGATACGAATATAGTAAATAATGCTAAAGAAAAAACTCTTTTTATAACTCATCATCCGCTTATTTTTAAGGGTTTAAAGAGGCTTGAATTATCTAAATTTCCATCAAATTTAATAAATATAATGCTTAAAAAAGATATAAGTCTTATATCTATGCATACAAATTTTGATTTGCATGTGTTAAATAAGTATGTTTTGAGCGAAGTTTTAGGATATAGGGATTTTATAGAGGACGGTTTTATACTAAAATTTGACGTAAATAAAAGTTTTGAAGAGTTTGCAAATGAGATAAAAACGAAACTTAAAATATCAAATTTAAGAGTTGTAAAATCAAATGAATTTATAAAAACAGCTGCATTTTGTACGGGAAGCGGAGCAGATCTAATAGGTGATTTTGAAGCCGACTGTTTTTTAAGCGGAGATTTTAAATACCATACGGCTTTAGAATGTTATGAAAATTCTCTTAGTCTTATAGATATCGGACATTTTGAAAGTGAGCGGTATTTTGGGGATTCATTGGCTGCTTACTTGCAAAAAAACGGAGTTTTTGCTACAATCACAAATTCAATCAATCCATTTGAATATCGTTAA
- the glyQ gene encoding glycine--tRNA ligase subunit alpha, protein MTFSEIILTLQTYWHEQGCIIVQPYDMPAGAGTYHQATFLRSLGDKPWNVAYVAPSRRPTDGRYGENPNRLGSYYQFQVIMKPSPKNIQELYLKSLERLGLDINKHDIRFVEDNWESPTLGAWGLGWEVWLDGMEVTQFTYFQQVGGIPCELVSAEVTYGIERLAMYLQDKNNVYDIVWDERDGKIVTYGDVHKQSEYEFSKYNFEIADTAILFKHFEDYGKECKAILEHGLALPAYDYCMLAAHTFNVLDARGAISVTQRQDFILKIRELAKGCALAYKESLQK, encoded by the coding sequence ATGACATTTAGCGAGATAATACTTACTCTTCAAACGTATTGGCATGAGCAAGGCTGCATTATAGTCCAGCCTTACGATATGCCTGCTGGCGCAGGAACTTACCATCAAGCAACATTTTTAAGAAGTCTTGGCGATAAACCGTGGAACGTAGCTTACGTAGCACCTAGCCGCCGCCCGACTGATGGTAGATATGGTGAAAATCCAAATCGTCTTGGGAGCTATTATCAGTTTCAAGTGATAATGAAACCAAGTCCAAAAAATATACAAGAACTCTATCTAAAAAGCTTGGAGCGTTTAGGTCTTGATATAAATAAACACGATATACGTTTCGTAGAAGACAACTGGGAAAGCCCAACTCTTGGAGCTTGGGGTCTTGGTTGGGAAGTTTGGTTAGACGGTATGGAAGTGACGCAATTTACGTATTTTCAGCAAGTAGGCGGAATTCCTTGCGAGTTAGTTAGTGCTGAAGTAACTTATGGAATTGAGCGTTTAGCTATGTATTTACAAGATAAAAATAACGTATATGATATAGTTTGGGATGAAAGAGACGGTAAAATCGTCACTTACGGTGATGTTCATAAACAAAGTGAATATGAGTTTAGCAAATACAACTTTGAGATCGCCGATACTGCTATACTTTTTAAACATTTTGAAGATTATGGTAAAGAGTGTAAAGCGATACTAGAACACGGCTTAGCCCTACCTGCTTATGACTATTGCATGCTCGCGGCTCATACATTTAACGTGCTTGATGCAAGAGGAGCTATAAGTGTTACGCAGCGTCAAGATTTTATACTAAAAATTAGAGAGTTAGCAAAGGGCTGTGCTTTAGCTTATAAAGAGAGCTTGCAAAAGTGA
- a CDS encoding DUF3972 domain-containing protein, with amino-acid sequence MKTYLEIDEFCKLVHLNRDVVDEMIERGVLKTKTENDTIYIEANEGTMSVVPTSLNEMNITSNPTLPGESFVEKTIGTILNLHEKVLDAKDETLEALRNENKFLKEALYSMQDLYDEDRKTVETLTNQLKISQDEVEFLKRKYKLMWNKAVENFKS; translated from the coding sequence ATGAAAACCTATCTTGAAATCGACGAGTTCTGCAAACTAGTTCATCTAAACCGTGATGTTGTGGATGAAATGATCGAAAGAGGAGTTCTAAAAACAAAAACCGAAAACGATACTATCTATATAGAAGCGAATGAAGGCACTATGAGCGTTGTCCCAACTAGCTTAAATGAGATGAATATTACTTCAAATCCAACTCTTCCTGGGGAAAGTTTTGTAGAAAAAACTATAGGTACGATTTTAAATTTGCATGAAAAAGTTTTGGACGCCAAAGATGAGACTTTAGAAGCTTTGCGTAATGAAAATAAATTTCTAAAAGAAGCGCTTTATTCTATGCAAGATTTATATGATGAAGATAGAAAAACCGTTGAAACTCTTACTAATCAGCTTAAAATTTCTCAAGATGAAGTTGAATTTCTCAAAAGGAAATATAAACTTATGTGGAACAAAGCTGTAGAAAATTTTAAATCTTAA